A region of Lycium barbarum isolate Lr01 chromosome 1, ASM1917538v2, whole genome shotgun sequence DNA encodes the following proteins:
- the LOC132639575 gene encoding polypyrimidine tract-binding protein homolog 2 isoform X4 has protein sequence MSSVSSQPQFRYTQPPSKVLHLRNLPWECTEEELIELGKPFGKVVNTKCNVGANRNQAFIEFAELNQAIAMISYYASSSEPAQVRGKTVYLQYSNRQEIVNNKTTADVAGNVLLVTIEGNDARLVSIDVLHLVFSAFGFVHKITTFEKTAGFQALVQFTDAETATSAKDALDGRSIPRYLIPELGPCSLKITYSAHTDLSVKFQSHRSRDYTNPLLPVAPSAIDASGQISVGLDGKKLEPESNVLLASIENMQYAVTLDVLHMVFSAFGPVLKIAMFDKNGGVQALIQFPDVQTAIVAKEALEGHSIYEGGFCE, from the exons ATGTCATCTGTATCTAGCCAGCCTCAGTTCAGATACACGCAGCCTCCCTCTAAGGTTCTACATTTAAGAAACTTACCATGGGAATGCACAGAGGAGGAACTGATCGAATTGGGAAAGCCATTTGGTAAAGTTGTCAATACCAAATGTAATGTTGGAGCAAATAGAAATCAAGCATTTATAGAGTTT GCAGAATTGAATCAAGCTATTGCAATGATATCGTACTATGCGTCTTCCTCAGAACCAGCTCAGGTACGCGGGAAAACCGTCTATCTACAGTATTCCAACAGGCAAGAGATAGTGAACAACAAAACTACTGCTGATGTCGCTGGAAATGTATTGTTGGTAACTATTGAGGGAAATGATGCACGCCTTGTCAGTATAGATGTTTTACACTTG gtGTTCTCAGCTTTTGGATTTGTCCATAAGATTACTACATTCGAGAAAACTGCTGGCTTCCAG GCACTAGTGCAATTTACTGATGCAGAAACTGCGACTTCTGCGAAGGATGCCCTTGATGGAAGAAGCATTCCCAG GTATTTGATTCCGGAGCTGGGACCTTGTTCTCTCAAAATAACATATTCGGCACATACTGATTTGAGTGTGAAGTTTCAGAGTCATCGTAGCAG GGACTACACCAATCCTCTCCTTCCTGTTGCTCCCTCAGCTATTGATGCAAGTGGTCAG ATCAGTGTGGGTTTAGATGGGAAGAAGCTGGAGCCTGAAAGTAATGTTCTTCTAGCTTCCATTGAGAACATGCAATATGCTGTAACCTTGGATGTCCTACACATG GTTTTTTCAGCTTTTGGTCCTGTGCTAAAGATTGCAATGTTTGATAAGAATGGTGGGGTTCAGGCTTTGATACAATTTCCAG ATGTGCAGACAGCAATTGTTGCAAAGGAAGCTTTAGAAGGACATTCCATATATGAAGGAGGATTTT GTGAATAA
- the LOC132639575 gene encoding polypyrimidine tract-binding protein homolog 2 isoform X1, translating into MSSVSSQPQFRYTQPPSKVLHLRNLPWECTEEELIELGKPFGKVVNTKCNVGANRNQAFIEFAELNQAIAMISYYASSSEPAQVRGKTVYLQYSNRQEIVNNKTTADVAGNVLLVTIEGNDARLVSIDVLHLVFSAFGFVHKITTFEKTAGFQALVQFTDAETATSAKDALDGRSIPRYLIPELGPCSLKITYSAHTDLSVKFQSHRSRDYTNPLLPVAPSAIDASGQISVGLDGKKLEPESNVLLASIENMQYAVTLDVLHMVFSAFGPVLKIAMFDKNGGVQALIQFPDVQTAIVAKEALEGHSIYEGGFCKLHISYSRHTDLSIKVNNDRSRDYTVPNVPMMNSQPQVLGQQPPSVGGPGVHPYNGPTQYAPAPQQALGAPPQHSAGWNSPVGAAPQQMPMQMHNHHYSMPPSGPPPPPPHMGPGMMPMHGQNGLPHSGGMPPYHQQ; encoded by the exons ATGTCATCTGTATCTAGCCAGCCTCAGTTCAGATACACGCAGCCTCCCTCTAAGGTTCTACATTTAAGAAACTTACCATGGGAATGCACAGAGGAGGAACTGATCGAATTGGGAAAGCCATTTGGTAAAGTTGTCAATACCAAATGTAATGTTGGAGCAAATAGAAATCAAGCATTTATAGAGTTT GCAGAATTGAATCAAGCTATTGCAATGATATCGTACTATGCGTCTTCCTCAGAACCAGCTCAGGTACGCGGGAAAACCGTCTATCTACAGTATTCCAACAGGCAAGAGATAGTGAACAACAAAACTACTGCTGATGTCGCTGGAAATGTATTGTTGGTAACTATTGAGGGAAATGATGCACGCCTTGTCAGTATAGATGTTTTACACTTG gtGTTCTCAGCTTTTGGATTTGTCCATAAGATTACTACATTCGAGAAAACTGCTGGCTTCCAG GCACTAGTGCAATTTACTGATGCAGAAACTGCGACTTCTGCGAAGGATGCCCTTGATGGAAGAAGCATTCCCAG GTATTTGATTCCGGAGCTGGGACCTTGTTCTCTCAAAATAACATATTCGGCACATACTGATTTGAGTGTGAAGTTTCAGAGTCATCGTAGCAG GGACTACACCAATCCTCTCCTTCCTGTTGCTCCCTCAGCTATTGATGCAAGTGGTCAG ATCAGTGTGGGTTTAGATGGGAAGAAGCTGGAGCCTGAAAGTAATGTTCTTCTAGCTTCCATTGAGAACATGCAATATGCTGTAACCTTGGATGTCCTACACATG GTTTTTTCAGCTTTTGGTCCTGTGCTAAAGATTGCAATGTTTGATAAGAATGGTGGGGTTCAGGCTTTGATACAATTTCCAG ATGTGCAGACAGCAATTGTTGCAAAGGAAGCTTTAGAAGGACATTCCATATATGAAGGAGGATTTTGTAAGCTTCATATCTCCTACTCTCGCCACACTGATCTCAGTATAAAG GTGAATAATGATCGCAGCAGAGATTATACAGTCCCAAATGTCCCTATGATGAACTCTCAACCCCAGGTCTTGGGGCAGCAACCACCTTCAGTAGGAGGTCCAGGTGTTCATCCATACAATGGACCTACGCAATATGCCCCAGCTCCTCAACAAGCTCTTGGTGCACCTCCTCAGCATTCAGCTGGCTGGAACTCACCTGTTGGTGCTGCACCTCAACAAATGCCAATGCAGATGCACAATCACCATTACTCTATGCCTCCAAGTGGGCCGCCGCCGCCTCCTCCTCATATGGGTCCTGGGATGATGCCAATGCATGGACAGAACGGACTACCACATTCCGGCGGAATGCCTCCTTACCATCAACAATAG
- the LOC132639575 gene encoding polypyrimidine tract-binding protein homolog 2 isoform X2 — MFYTCRPMSRIYLQWQLIASGERAHVFSAFGFVHKITTFEKTAGFQALVQFTDAETATSAKDALDGRSIPRYLIPELGPCSLKITYSAHTDLSVKFQSHRSRDYTNPLLPVAPSAIDASGQISVGLDGKKLEPESNVLLASIENMQYAVTLDVLHMVFSAFGPVLKIAMFDKNGGVQALIQFPDVQTAIVAKEALEGHSIYEGGFCKLHISYSRHTDLSIKVNNDRSRDYTVPNVPMMNSQPQVLGQQPPSVGGPGVHPYNGPTQYAPAPQQALGAPPQHSAGWNSPVGAAPQQMPMQMHNHHYSMPPSGPPPPPPHMGPGMMPMHGQNGLPHSGGMPPYHQQ; from the exons ATGTTTTACACTTG CAGGCCAATGTCAAGGATATATCTGCAATGGCAGCTTATTGCATCGGGAGAAAGAGCGCAT gtGTTCTCAGCTTTTGGATTTGTCCATAAGATTACTACATTCGAGAAAACTGCTGGCTTCCAG GCACTAGTGCAATTTACTGATGCAGAAACTGCGACTTCTGCGAAGGATGCCCTTGATGGAAGAAGCATTCCCAG GTATTTGATTCCGGAGCTGGGACCTTGTTCTCTCAAAATAACATATTCGGCACATACTGATTTGAGTGTGAAGTTTCAGAGTCATCGTAGCAG GGACTACACCAATCCTCTCCTTCCTGTTGCTCCCTCAGCTATTGATGCAAGTGGTCAG ATCAGTGTGGGTTTAGATGGGAAGAAGCTGGAGCCTGAAAGTAATGTTCTTCTAGCTTCCATTGAGAACATGCAATATGCTGTAACCTTGGATGTCCTACACATG GTTTTTTCAGCTTTTGGTCCTGTGCTAAAGATTGCAATGTTTGATAAGAATGGTGGGGTTCAGGCTTTGATACAATTTCCAG ATGTGCAGACAGCAATTGTTGCAAAGGAAGCTTTAGAAGGACATTCCATATATGAAGGAGGATTTTGTAAGCTTCATATCTCCTACTCTCGCCACACTGATCTCAGTATAAAG GTGAATAATGATCGCAGCAGAGATTATACAGTCCCAAATGTCCCTATGATGAACTCTCAACCCCAGGTCTTGGGGCAGCAACCACCTTCAGTAGGAGGTCCAGGTGTTCATCCATACAATGGACCTACGCAATATGCCCCAGCTCCTCAACAAGCTCTTGGTGCACCTCCTCAGCATTCAGCTGGCTGGAACTCACCTGTTGGTGCTGCACCTCAACAAATGCCAATGCAGATGCACAATCACCATTACTCTATGCCTCCAAGTGGGCCGCCGCCGCCTCCTCCTCATATGGGTCCTGGGATGATGCCAATGCATGGACAGAACGGACTACCACATTCCGGCGGAATGCCTCCTTACCATCAACAATAG
- the LOC132639575 gene encoding polypyrimidine tract-binding protein homolog 2 isoform X3, whose protein sequence is MFYTWPMSRIYLQWQLIASGERAHVFSAFGFVHKITTFEKTAGFQALVQFTDAETATSAKDALDGRSIPRYLIPELGPCSLKITYSAHTDLSVKFQSHRSRDYTNPLLPVAPSAIDASGQISVGLDGKKLEPESNVLLASIENMQYAVTLDVLHMVFSAFGPVLKIAMFDKNGGVQALIQFPDVQTAIVAKEALEGHSIYEGGFCKLHISYSRHTDLSIKVNNDRSRDYTVPNVPMMNSQPQVLGQQPPSVGGPGVHPYNGPTQYAPAPQQALGAPPQHSAGWNSPVGAAPQQMPMQMHNHHYSMPPSGPPPPPPHMGPGMMPMHGQNGLPHSGGMPPYHQQ, encoded by the exons ATGTTTTACACTTG GCCAATGTCAAGGATATATCTGCAATGGCAGCTTATTGCATCGGGAGAAAGAGCGCAT gtGTTCTCAGCTTTTGGATTTGTCCATAAGATTACTACATTCGAGAAAACTGCTGGCTTCCAG GCACTAGTGCAATTTACTGATGCAGAAACTGCGACTTCTGCGAAGGATGCCCTTGATGGAAGAAGCATTCCCAG GTATTTGATTCCGGAGCTGGGACCTTGTTCTCTCAAAATAACATATTCGGCACATACTGATTTGAGTGTGAAGTTTCAGAGTCATCGTAGCAG GGACTACACCAATCCTCTCCTTCCTGTTGCTCCCTCAGCTATTGATGCAAGTGGTCAG ATCAGTGTGGGTTTAGATGGGAAGAAGCTGGAGCCTGAAAGTAATGTTCTTCTAGCTTCCATTGAGAACATGCAATATGCTGTAACCTTGGATGTCCTACACATG GTTTTTTCAGCTTTTGGTCCTGTGCTAAAGATTGCAATGTTTGATAAGAATGGTGGGGTTCAGGCTTTGATACAATTTCCAG ATGTGCAGACAGCAATTGTTGCAAAGGAAGCTTTAGAAGGACATTCCATATATGAAGGAGGATTTTGTAAGCTTCATATCTCCTACTCTCGCCACACTGATCTCAGTATAAAG GTGAATAATGATCGCAGCAGAGATTATACAGTCCCAAATGTCCCTATGATGAACTCTCAACCCCAGGTCTTGGGGCAGCAACCACCTTCAGTAGGAGGTCCAGGTGTTCATCCATACAATGGACCTACGCAATATGCCCCAGCTCCTCAACAAGCTCTTGGTGCACCTCCTCAGCATTCAGCTGGCTGGAACTCACCTGTTGGTGCTGCACCTCAACAAATGCCAATGCAGATGCACAATCACCATTACTCTATGCCTCCAAGTGGGCCGCCGCCGCCTCCTCCTCATATGGGTCCTGGGATGATGCCAATGCATGGACAGAACGGACTACCACATTCCGGCGGAATGCCTCCTTACCATCAACAATAG
- the LOC132639613 gene encoding cyclic nucleotide-gated ion channel 1-like, with protein sequence MNHRQEDVSRFQDWKSEKSSEGNFHKWRAKSIIQAVKSSLSGFVEENLGSNKNILDPQGPFLQKWNKIFVLSCVIAISLDPLFLYIPVIDNDNKCLGLDRTLEVTASVLRSFTDIFYFLHIALQFRTGFIAPSSRVFGRGVLVENAWEIAKRYLSTYFLIDILAVLPLPQVVILIVIPKLRGARSLNTKNLLKSVVFFQYIPRVLRVYPLYKDVTRTSGILTETAWAGAAFNLFLYMLASHVLGAFWYLFSIERETTCWKQACGNSSACRHASMYCDGDHTRFKTLLNISCPIETPNVALFDFGIFLDALQTDVVGSMNFPQKFFYCFWWGLQNLSSLGQNLQTSTFVWEICFAVFISISGLVLFALLIGNMQTCLQSSTIRLEEMRVKRRDAEQWMSHRLLPENLRERIRRYEQYRWQETRGVDEENLIHSLPKDLRRDIKRHLCLALLMRVPMFEKMDEQLLDALCDRLKPVLYTEDSFIVREGDPVDEMLFVMRGKLLSVTTNGGRTGFFNSEYLKAGDFCGEELLTWALDPHSSTNLPISTRTAQALSEVEAFALVADDLKFVASQFRRLHSKQLRHTFRFYSGQWRTWAACFIQAAWRNHCRKKVEESLREEESRLQNALAKGSPSSPSFGATIYASRFAANALRALRRNTKNKARVPDRISPILLQKPTEPDFTGEDK encoded by the exons ATGAATCACCGGCAAGAGGACGTTTCGAG GTTTCAGGATTGGAAATCAGAGAAAAGCTCTGaaggaaattttcataaatggaGGGCCAAAAGCATAATACAAGCCGTAAAATCTAGTCTAAGTGGTTTTGTGGAAGAAAACCTGGGATCCAACAAGAACATTCTTGATCCGCAAGGACCTTTTCTTCAAAAGTGGAACAAAATATTCGTATTATCCTGTGTAATTGCGATCTCCTTGGATCCATTGTTCCTTTACATTCCAGTGATTGATAATGACAACAAATGCCTGGGGTTAGACAGAACATTGGAGGTCACAGCTAGTGTTTTGCGTTCTTTTACTGATATATTTTACTTTCTTCATATTGCCCTTCAATTTCGAACTGGTTTCATTGCTCCTTCTTCACGTGTATTTGGAAGAGGTGTTTTGGTTGAAAATGCTTGGGAGATAGCAAAGAGATACTTGTCCACTTACTTCTTGATCGATATTCTTGCAGTTCTACCACTACCACAG GTTGTAATTTTAATTGTAATCCCTAAGTTGCGGGGTGCAAGATCTTTGAATACCAAGAACTTGCTGAAGTCTGTTGTCTTTTTTCAATATATTCCAAGGGTCCTTCGAGTTTATCCTTTATATAAGGACGTCACAAGAACCTCTGGCATACTCACTGAAACGGCATGGGCTGGAGCTGCCTTCAATCTCTTCCTGTATATGCTTGCCAGCCAT GTACTTGGAGCCTTTTGGTATCTGTTTTCTATCGAACGTGAAACTACTTGCTGGAAACAAGCTTGTGGAAATTCCTCTGCCTGTCGTCATGCCTCAATGTATTGTGATGGTGATCATACCAGATTTAAAACGTTGCTGAATATTTCCTGTCCTATAGAGACACCAAATGTAGCGCTCTTTGATTTTGGGATATTCCTTGACGCTCTCCAAACAGATGTTGTGGGATCAATGAATTTTCCACAGAAGTTTTTTTATTGTTTCTGGTGGGGTTTACAAAATTTAAG TTCCCTTGGTCAAAACCTCCAAACAAGTACCTTCGTCTGGGAAATTTGCTTTGCAGTTTTCATTTCCATCTCAGGCCTGGTGCTATTTGCCCTTCTCATTGGAAATATGCAG ACATGTCTGCAGTCCTCAACAATAAGACTAGAGGAGATGAGAGTGAAAAGGCGAGATGCAGAACAGTGGATGTCACATCGGTTACTCCCTGAGAACCTCAGAGAGCGAATAAGGCGCTATGAGCAATACAGGTGGCAGGAAACTAGGGGTGTTGATGAAGAGAATCTGATTCACAGCCTTCCCAAAGACCTCAGGAGAGATATAAAGCGCCATCTTTGTTTAGCTTTACTCATGAGA GTGCCAATGTTTGAAAAAATGGATGAACAACTATTGGATGCACTATGCGACCGACTCAAGCCAGTGCTCTACACCGAGGACAGCTTCATTGTTCGTGAAGGTGACCCGGTTGATGAGATGTTGTTTGTAATGAGGGGCAAACTACTGTCTGTAACCACTAATGGAGGGAGGACAGGTTTTTTTAACTCCGAGTATCTAAAAGCTGGTGATTTTTGTGGAGAGGAGCTACTTACTTGGGCTCTTGACCCTCATTCATCAACTAACCTACCTATCTCAACCCGTACTGCACAAGCACTCTCAGAAGTTGAAGCATTTGCTTTAGTGGCTGATGATTTAAAGTTTGTGGCCTCTCAGTTCCGAAGACTTCACAGTAAACAGCTCCGCCATACTTTCAGGTTTTACTCAGGTCAATGGAGAACTTGGGCAGCTTGCTTCATACAAGCAGCGTGGCGCAATCATTGCAGGAAGAAGGTAGAAGAGTCTCTTCGTGAAGAAGAAAGCAGGTTGCAAAATGCATTAGCAAAGGGAAGTCCCAGTTCACCAAGTTTTGGTGCTACCATCTATGCATCAAGATTTGCTGCTAATGCGCTTCGTGCTTTGCGGCGCAATACAAAAAACAAAGCAAGGGTGCCAGACAGGATATCGCCCATTCTGCTTCAGAAACCTACGGAGCCAGATTTTACGGGTGAAGATAAATAA
- the LOC132639591 gene encoding plastidial pyruvate kinase 4, chloroplastic isoform X1, producing MLGGVASVAIFTNQIASLNNGFQVASFLVVRSSNLSKKYSIPQPFFKIPGFKEHVFPFVASNNGSLSRKNIVFAIPNERDDAEKEGSDYYFHYPVVVDQKEDGSSFAPEMETAFSLLPCGEDIPRSNEINGKDGGLLAKLMAVHLHVLAMEQWNASKLRMSHKNYLVSATNLIHYLALKSLDIELLKEELSSIGFLDLGTINQHVLASLSAGIWLLDNVKYDSSSHTISYSEGISSTKSLDKQMNGEFSISILRRRASHTADLLLGGLPEKRNTHIMVTVGEEAIESETLVKDLLNAGTTIVRINCAHGSPEIWSEIIRRVKRSSQILEKPCRILMDLAGPKLRTGKLQAGPCVLKISPKKNAYGQVVYPALVWLSSPAAGSSPAHVSPDVVLHVDGEELLNKLEVNDVVTLFDARGKQRTLKILSRYPIFSGVGFMAECSKTAYVKSGAKLFIKDKRRKLSAGGQVVNVPSLKQFIKLRVGDLLTISRDSQNAENNLISSTGAHRITCSSEYVFDSVKPGEPIAFDDGKIWGIIKATSTSEILVSITHAGPRGSKLGSEKSINIPRSNIRYEGLTLKDLIDLDFVANHADMVGVSFVRDVRDILLLRQELETRKRGDLGVVLKIETKEGFEKLPVLLLEAMKMPNPLGIMIARGDLAVECGWENMAYIQKEIISVCTAGHVPVIWATQVLESLVKYGVPTRAELTDAEEGMRTNCIMLNKGKCIVEAVSFLQKILSNHSMKPSAEFKPLALSSHDS from the exons ATGTTGGGTGGTGTAGCTTCTGTTGCCATATTCACCAATCAAATTGCATCGTTAAATAAT GGCTTTCAAGTTGCTTCTTTCTTGGTTGTTAGATCTTCCAACCTGTCCAAGAAGTACTCAATTCCACAACCTTTTTTCAAAATTCCTGGCTTTAAGGAACATGTTTTCCCATTCGTAGCCAGTAATAATGGAAGTCTTTCCAGAAAGAACATTGTCTTTGCTATTCCAAATGAAAGGGATGATGCTGAAAAGGAAGGTTCAGATTACTATTTTCATTATCCGGTCGTTGTTGATCAGAAAGAAGATGGGAGTTCTTTTGCACCAGAAATGGAAACAGCTTTTTCCTTGTTGCCGTGTGGTGAAGATATTCCTAGAAGTAATGAGATCAACGGTAAAGATGGTGGCCTACTTGCTAAGCTGATGGCTGTTCATTTGCATGTACTGGCAATGGAACAATGGAACGCTTCCAAACTTAGAATGTCCCACAA AAATTACTTGGTCAGTGCGACAAACCTAATTCATTATTTGGCATTAAAAAGCCTCGATATAGAGCTGCTTAAAGAAGAACTTTCTTCAATTGGTTTCCTGGATTTAGGCACAATAAATCAACATGTTCTAGCAAGTCTTTCTGCTGGCATCTGGCTGTTAGATAACGTAAAATATGATTCTTCAAGTCATACTATCTCTTATAGTGAAGGAATCTCTTCAACAAAAAGTCTGGACAAACAAATGAACGGGGAATTTTCTATTAGTATTCTAAGGAGGAGGGCATCCCATACTGCAGACCTGTTATTGGGCGGATTGCCAGAGAAGAGAAACACTCATATCATGGTAACAGTGGGCGAAGAAGCTATAGAAAGTGAAACACTAGTGAAAGATCTTCTAAATGCTGGAACTACGATTGTTCGTATCAACTGTGCCCATGGGAGCCCTGAAATTTGGAGTGAGATTATCAGAAGGGTGAAAAGAAGCTCTCAAATTCTTGAAAAGCCTTGTCGAATTCTCATGGACTTAGCTGGGCCCAAGCTTCGAACTGGAAAACTGCAAGCTGGTCCATGTGTGTTGAAAATATCTCCCAAGAAGAATGCTTATGGGCAAGTGGTATATCCTGCCCTGGTTTGGCTCTCAAGcccagcagctggttcttcaccTGCCCATGTATCACCTGATGTTGTTCTACATGTGGACGGTGAAGAACTTCTTAATAAGCTCGAGGTGAATGATGTTGTAACATTATTTGATGCTCGTGGAAAACAAAGGACACTTAAGATCTTAAGTAGGTATCCTATTTTCTCAGGCGTTGGATTTATGGCTGAGTGCAGTAAGACTGCTTATGTCAAGTCAGGTGCAAAATTGTTTATCAAGGACAAGAGAAGGAAATTATCAGCTGGTGGACAAGTAGTAAACGTTCCTTCTCTCAAACAATTTATCAAATTAAGGGTTGGTGACTTGTTGACTATATCACGAGATAGTCAAAATGCAGAAAACAATTTGATTTCTTCCACTGGCGCTCACAGGATAACCTGTTCATCTGAATATGTTTTTGATTCAGTGAAGCCCGGGGAACCAATTGCTTTTGATGATGGGAAGATATGGGGTATTATTAAAGCAACTAGCACTTCGGAAATTCTCGTGTCAATCACCCATGCAGGTCCCAGGGGTAGTAAACTTGGGTCAGAGAAGTCCATAAATATTCCACGGAGCAATATTCGGTATGAAGGCCTCACTTTAAAGGACCTTATAGATCTTGACTTTGTGGCCAACCATGCAGACATGGTGGGGGTTTCATTTGTGCGAGATGTCCGTGATATTCTACTGTTGCGCCAAGAACTTGAGACGCGGAAAAGAGGGGACTTGGGGGTTGTTTTAAAGATTGAGACAAAAGAAGGATTCGAGAAATTGCCGGTCCTACTACTGGAGGCAATGAAAATGCCAAATCCTTTAGGCATTATGATTGCCAGAGGAGATCTTGCTGTAGAGTGTGGATGGGAAAACATGGCATATATACAGAAGGAGATAATCTCCGTCTGCACCGCTGGTCATGTTCCTGTCATTTGGGCTACACAGGTCCTGGAGTCGCTTGTCAAGTATGGAGTACCCACTAGAGCTGAGCTTACTGATGCGGAAGAAGGAATGAG GACAAATTGTATCATGTTGAACAAGGGTAAATGCATTGTGGAAGCCGTCTCTTTCTTACAGAAAATATTGAGCAATCACTCCATGAAGCCAAGTGCGGAATTTAAGCCTCTTGCTTTATCAAGCCATGACTCTTAG
- the LOC132639591 gene encoding plastidial pyruvate kinase 4, chloroplastic isoform X2 → MLGGVASVAIFTNQIASLNNGFQVASFLVVRSSNLSKKYSIPQPFFKIPGFKEHVFPFVASNNGSLSRKNIVFAIPNERDDAEKEGSDYYFHYPVVVDQKEDGSSFAPEMETAFSLLPCGEDIPRSNEINGKDGGLLAKLMAVHLHVLAMEQWNASKLRMSHNEGISSTKSLDKQMNGEFSISILRRRASHTADLLLGGLPEKRNTHIMVTVGEEAIESETLVKDLLNAGTTIVRINCAHGSPEIWSEIIRRVKRSSQILEKPCRILMDLAGPKLRTGKLQAGPCVLKISPKKNAYGQVVYPALVWLSSPAAGSSPAHVSPDVVLHVDGEELLNKLEVNDVVTLFDARGKQRTLKILSRYPIFSGVGFMAECSKTAYVKSGAKLFIKDKRRKLSAGGQVVNVPSLKQFIKLRVGDLLTISRDSQNAENNLISSTGAHRITCSSEYVFDSVKPGEPIAFDDGKIWGIIKATSTSEILVSITHAGPRGSKLGSEKSINIPRSNIRYEGLTLKDLIDLDFVANHADMVGVSFVRDVRDILLLRQELETRKRGDLGVVLKIETKEGFEKLPVLLLEAMKMPNPLGIMIARGDLAVECGWENMAYIQKEIISVCTAGHVPVIWATQVLESLVKYGVPTRAELTDAEEGMRTNCIMLNKGKCIVEAVSFLQKILSNHSMKPSAEFKPLALSSHDS, encoded by the exons ATGTTGGGTGGTGTAGCTTCTGTTGCCATATTCACCAATCAAATTGCATCGTTAAATAAT GGCTTTCAAGTTGCTTCTTTCTTGGTTGTTAGATCTTCCAACCTGTCCAAGAAGTACTCAATTCCACAACCTTTTTTCAAAATTCCTGGCTTTAAGGAACATGTTTTCCCATTCGTAGCCAGTAATAATGGAAGTCTTTCCAGAAAGAACATTGTCTTTGCTATTCCAAATGAAAGGGATGATGCTGAAAAGGAAGGTTCAGATTACTATTTTCATTATCCGGTCGTTGTTGATCAGAAAGAAGATGGGAGTTCTTTTGCACCAGAAATGGAAACAGCTTTTTCCTTGTTGCCGTGTGGTGAAGATATTCCTAGAAGTAATGAGATCAACGGTAAAGATGGTGGCCTACTTGCTAAGCTGATGGCTGTTCATTTGCATGTACTGGCAATGGAACAATGGAACGCTTCCAAACTTAGAATGTCCCACAA TGAAGGAATCTCTTCAACAAAAAGTCTGGACAAACAAATGAACGGGGAATTTTCTATTAGTATTCTAAGGAGGAGGGCATCCCATACTGCAGACCTGTTATTGGGCGGATTGCCAGAGAAGAGAAACACTCATATCATGGTAACAGTGGGCGAAGAAGCTATAGAAAGTGAAACACTAGTGAAAGATCTTCTAAATGCTGGAACTACGATTGTTCGTATCAACTGTGCCCATGGGAGCCCTGAAATTTGGAGTGAGATTATCAGAAGGGTGAAAAGAAGCTCTCAAATTCTTGAAAAGCCTTGTCGAATTCTCATGGACTTAGCTGGGCCCAAGCTTCGAACTGGAAAACTGCAAGCTGGTCCATGTGTGTTGAAAATATCTCCCAAGAAGAATGCTTATGGGCAAGTGGTATATCCTGCCCTGGTTTGGCTCTCAAGcccagcagctggttcttcaccTGCCCATGTATCACCTGATGTTGTTCTACATGTGGACGGTGAAGAACTTCTTAATAAGCTCGAGGTGAATGATGTTGTAACATTATTTGATGCTCGTGGAAAACAAAGGACACTTAAGATCTTAAGTAGGTATCCTATTTTCTCAGGCGTTGGATTTATGGCTGAGTGCAGTAAGACTGCTTATGTCAAGTCAGGTGCAAAATTGTTTATCAAGGACAAGAGAAGGAAATTATCAGCTGGTGGACAAGTAGTAAACGTTCCTTCTCTCAAACAATTTATCAAATTAAGGGTTGGTGACTTGTTGACTATATCACGAGATAGTCAAAATGCAGAAAACAATTTGATTTCTTCCACTGGCGCTCACAGGATAACCTGTTCATCTGAATATGTTTTTGATTCAGTGAAGCCCGGGGAACCAATTGCTTTTGATGATGGGAAGATATGGGGTATTATTAAAGCAACTAGCACTTCGGAAATTCTCGTGTCAATCACCCATGCAGGTCCCAGGGGTAGTAAACTTGGGTCAGAGAAGTCCATAAATATTCCACGGAGCAATATTCGGTATGAAGGCCTCACTTTAAAGGACCTTATAGATCTTGACTTTGTGGCCAACCATGCAGACATGGTGGGGGTTTCATTTGTGCGAGATGTCCGTGATATTCTACTGTTGCGCCAAGAACTTGAGACGCGGAAAAGAGGGGACTTGGGGGTTGTTTTAAAGATTGAGACAAAAGAAGGATTCGAGAAATTGCCGGTCCTACTACTGGAGGCAATGAAAATGCCAAATCCTTTAGGCATTATGATTGCCAGAGGAGATCTTGCTGTAGAGTGTGGATGGGAAAACATGGCATATATACAGAAGGAGATAATCTCCGTCTGCACCGCTGGTCATGTTCCTGTCATTTGGGCTACACAGGTCCTGGAGTCGCTTGTCAAGTATGGAGTACCCACTAGAGCTGAGCTTACTGATGCGGAAGAAGGAATGAG GACAAATTGTATCATGTTGAACAAGGGTAAATGCATTGTGGAAGCCGTCTCTTTCTTACAGAAAATATTGAGCAATCACTCCATGAAGCCAAGTGCGGAATTTAAGCCTCTTGCTTTATCAAGCCATGACTCTTAG